In Cellvibrio polysaccharolyticus, a genomic segment contains:
- a CDS encoding ShlB/FhaC/HecB family hemolysin secretion/activation protein gives MLNNKNVLFGLFLNRYTLVSALVLQGAMAHAQVVVPDSGSILRDIQSTPAFEAGAENQSEVTLPADKAPAVNADDGGLAILVERFAVTGNSAFSSDVLVGLVADLQGKTLTLAQLEEAASRITLHYREQGYFLSRAYLPQQDVSGGVITIAVLEGRLGEVRLENTSRVKDSVIQRPFKKVEAGQLVTAEPLETPLLHLSDITGARSSTTLAPGSQAGTTDLIIKSEPAPLVSGTVELDNFGNRYTGEYRLGASVRVNNPTGYGDRLDLRALASDEEQIFFRAQYAIPVGPWATEIGGAWSDMDYELGDQFADIGATGNAQIATAFVRQNFVRTRAFNLEAQLQYDRKDLEDKIKTFGSLSDKDSELYTLTVSGDLRDNLWGGGITRASLAYTHGELQINSFLDKVIDSITARTDGSFYRWTPSIMRLQNLGGKWSLHAQVHGQFASKNLDSSEKLSLGGAYAVRGFPQGEASGDQGWIANLELRYDINRAWQVFGLLDHGDLKRNKNRWSNAENTIDLSAAGLGARWRHDSFYVSGTIATPVDSRDSAIDNRDPRAWVQAIWQF, from the coding sequence ATGTTGAACAACAAAAATGTTTTGTTTGGTTTGTTTTTGAATCGCTACACGCTCGTTTCTGCATTAGTGCTGCAAGGGGCTATGGCACACGCGCAAGTGGTAGTGCCGGATTCCGGCTCTATTCTGCGTGACATTCAATCCACCCCCGCTTTTGAAGCCGGTGCGGAAAACCAAAGTGAAGTGACCTTGCCCGCTGATAAAGCACCGGCAGTCAATGCCGATGATGGCGGGTTGGCGATTCTGGTAGAGCGCTTTGCCGTAACAGGCAACAGCGCTTTTTCTTCCGACGTATTGGTGGGGCTGGTGGCTGATTTGCAAGGCAAAACGCTGACGCTGGCACAATTGGAAGAAGCCGCCTCGCGTATCACCTTGCATTATCGCGAGCAGGGTTATTTCCTGTCCCGTGCCTACCTGCCACAACAGGATGTCAGCGGCGGTGTTATCACCATTGCGGTGTTGGAAGGTCGTTTGGGTGAAGTGCGCCTGGAAAACACCTCCCGCGTAAAAGACAGCGTTATTCAGCGGCCTTTCAAAAAAGTGGAAGCTGGCCAGCTGGTTACCGCTGAACCGCTGGAAACGCCATTGTTGCATTTATCTGACATCACCGGCGCACGTTCCAGTACTACCCTGGCGCCTGGTAGCCAGGCGGGTACCACTGATTTGATTATCAAATCCGAACCGGCTCCGCTGGTAAGCGGTACGGTTGAACTGGACAACTTTGGTAACCGTTACACTGGTGAATACCGACTGGGTGCCAGCGTTCGTGTTAACAACCCGACCGGTTACGGCGACCGTTTGGATTTGCGTGCGCTGGCCAGTGACGAAGAACAAATTTTCTTCCGCGCACAATATGCGATTCCGGTTGGCCCCTGGGCGACTGAAATTGGAGGTGCCTGGTCCGATATGGATTACGAACTGGGCGACCAGTTTGCCGATATCGGCGCGACCGGTAATGCGCAAATTGCCACTGCCTTTGTTCGGCAGAATTTCGTGCGCACCCGCGCCTTCAATCTTGAAGCGCAGCTGCAGTACGACCGCAAAGATCTCGAAGACAAAATCAAAACGTTCGGCAGCCTGAGTGATAAAGACTCCGAGCTGTACACCTTGACCGTTTCCGGTGATCTGCGTGATAACTTGTGGGGTGGCGGTATTACACGCGCAAGCCTGGCCTACACCCACGGTGAACTGCAAATCAACAGCTTCCTCGACAAGGTAATTGATAGCATTACTGCACGCACCGATGGCAGTTTCTATCGCTGGACACCATCGATCATGCGTTTGCAAAATCTGGGTGGCAAATGGAGTTTGCACGCACAAGTGCACGGCCAGTTCGCCAGCAAGAACCTGGATTCTTCCGAGAAATTAAGTTTGGGCGGCGCTTATGCGGTGCGTGGTTTCCCGCAAGGCGAGGCGAGTGGTGATCAGGGTTGGATTGCCAACCTGGAATTGCGTTACGACATCAACCGTGCCTGGCAAGTATTTGGTTTGCTCGACCACGGTGATTTGAAACGCAATAAAAATCGCTGGAGCAATGCGGAAAATACCATCGACCTGAGTGCTGCCGGTTTGGGAGCTCGCTGGCGTCATGACAGCTTCTACGTAAGCGGCACTATTGCCACACCGGTAGACAGCCGTGACTCTGCAATTGATAACCGCGATCCGCGTGCCTGGGTACAGGCTATCTGGCAATTCTGA
- a CDS encoding Fe2+-dependent dioxygenase has product MLDIIPEILTAEQVAQCRHLLANAAWQDGKTTAGHVARQAKQNRQLAADDPLTTQLGNLILDALVRNPRFMSAALPLKVLPPRFNRYENGGHYGNHIDGAVMNAPGSSQRIRTDLSATLFFCDPDDYDGGELVIEDTYGSQSIKLPAGHLVLYPGTSLHRVTPVTRGARIAAFFWVQSLVREDSQRSILTSLDTAIQHVSADTPDSDAVARLTGVYHNLLRQWSET; this is encoded by the coding sequence GTGCTGGACATTATTCCGGAGATTCTGACGGCAGAGCAGGTAGCGCAATGCCGCCATTTACTGGCCAATGCTGCATGGCAGGATGGCAAAACCACGGCGGGGCATGTGGCGCGTCAGGCAAAACAAAACCGGCAGCTGGCGGCAGATGATCCGCTGACAACGCAGTTGGGAAATCTTATTCTGGATGCGCTGGTGCGCAACCCGCGCTTTATGTCTGCCGCCTTGCCGTTAAAAGTATTGCCTCCGCGCTTCAATCGTTATGAAAACGGCGGTCATTACGGCAATCATATTGATGGCGCGGTGATGAATGCACCCGGCTCGTCACAGCGCATCCGCACTGATCTTTCCGCAACGCTGTTTTTCTGCGATCCCGACGATTACGACGGGGGCGAGTTGGTGATTGAAGACACCTATGGCAGCCAGTCCATAAAGCTGCCCGCAGGCCACCTGGTGCTGTATCCGGGCACCAGCTTGCACCGGGTAACACCGGTCACTCGCGGGGCAAGAATCGCCGCTTTCTTCTGGGTTCAAAGCCTGGTGCGTGAAGACAGCCAGCGCAGTATTCTCACCAGCCTCGATACCGCTATTCAGCACGTTTCAGCCGATACTCCCGATAGCGACGCGGTAGCCCGGTTAACCGGGGTTTATCACAACCTGCTGCGCCAATGGTCGGAGACCTGA
- a CDS encoding tyrosinase family protein, whose product MKHVRYQVVPAMKQRPALTLVSFSPFLYKEIVMKTFHSTLQGWAKSAVPVSLLLLSSMVAAETPRISVLEFSKDASKVAALEKGIASMRANSSAKPDSAAYRTSFAYWSNTHGYFGAGGNATDLDAYIKRRMPECLPQLGEKTCKEYYAHMENTTVPDDGFTNNVWGTCQHGNLNFLPWHRMYLNFYEKTLRKQTGDANFSLPYWNYYEERSKDGKGLAIPALVRKSASDPLFDAWRTPGLNDNSTSITVQTASARQAFAFNDFTNFSNNLQNQPHGAMHCAVGTGCATPDMGFVPIAGLDPVFYMHHANIDRLWQCWLDRKAGGQKQDLAWAKKNLGMPDSWYNIRYTFADESGNQVDVTIADVFDENKFPRRYAADLRCEEPVLKQESHLVATAGESPLKSHALLTHQDKIVLRGKPAAVNLQPAANNLRASVLSQALQETAATYLILENVTIDGAPAITYDIYIANKEQGDKRIYVATFNLFGAGDSDHHHDHSEGMQLIFNVTEDVSKLGLTGPDSVSVTFEPTTLSSRPVPQANSSSGISVGSIRLENTAVRP is encoded by the coding sequence ATGAAACATGTTCGTTATCAGGTCGTGCCCGCTATGAAACAGCGGCCAGCACTGACGCTGGTTTCTTTTTCGCCATTTTTATATAAGGAAATAGTGATGAAAACTTTTCATTCAACGTTACAAGGATGGGCGAAGTCTGCAGTGCCTGTCTCGCTATTATTACTATCTTCGATGGTTGCCGCTGAAACCCCGCGCATCAGTGTTCTGGAGTTCTCCAAAGATGCCAGCAAAGTCGCTGCGCTTGAAAAAGGAATTGCCAGCATGCGGGCCAATAGCAGTGCCAAACCGGATTCCGCTGCCTATCGCACCAGTTTTGCGTATTGGTCAAACACCCACGGTTACTTTGGTGCCGGAGGCAATGCTACCGATCTTGATGCCTACATCAAACGCCGTATGCCGGAGTGCTTGCCGCAGCTCGGTGAAAAAACCTGTAAGGAATATTATGCGCACATGGAGAATACGACCGTACCTGATGACGGCTTCACCAACAATGTATGGGGCACCTGTCAGCATGGCAATTTGAATTTTTTGCCATGGCACCGTATGTACCTGAACTTTTATGAGAAAACCTTGCGCAAGCAAACCGGCGATGCCAACTTCTCGCTGCCTTATTGGAACTACTACGAAGAAAGAAGCAAGGATGGCAAAGGGCTGGCAATTCCTGCCCTGGTCAGAAAATCCGCCAGTGATCCATTATTCGATGCCTGGCGCACACCGGGTTTGAACGACAATTCCACTTCAATTACCGTGCAAACTGCCAGTGCTCGTCAGGCTTTTGCGTTTAACGACTTCACCAACTTCTCAAACAACTTGCAAAACCAGCCGCATGGCGCCATGCACTGTGCAGTAGGCACCGGCTGTGCTACCCCGGATATGGGTTTTGTGCCTATTGCCGGGCTTGATCCTGTGTTTTATATGCACCACGCCAATATTGATCGTTTGTGGCAATGCTGGTTGGATCGTAAAGCTGGCGGACAAAAGCAGGATCTCGCCTGGGCCAAAAAAAATCTCGGTATGCCGGATAGCTGGTACAACATCCGTTATACCTTTGCCGATGAAAGTGGCAATCAGGTGGATGTGACCATCGCCGACGTTTTTGACGAAAATAAATTTCCTCGTCGTTACGCCGCCGATCTTCGTTGTGAAGAGCCGGTGTTAAAACAGGAATCTCATCTGGTTGCTACTGCAGGAGAATCACCGTTGAAATCCCATGCGTTGCTGACCCATCAGGACAAAATTGTCTTACGTGGCAAACCGGCTGCGGTGAATTTACAACCCGCTGCCAATAATTTAAGAGCATCCGTCTTATCGCAAGCCTTGCAGGAAACAGCGGCAACCTATTTGATTCTGGAGAATGTAACCATTGATGGTGCGCCAGCGATCACTTATGACATCTATATCGCCAACAAAGAGCAGGGTGACAAACGTATTTATGTGGCAACCTTCAATTTGTTCGGTGCCGGCGATTCAGACCATCACCATGATCATAGCGAAGGCATGCAGCTGATTTTTAACGTAACGGAAGATGTGTCCAAACTGGGGCTGACAGGTCCGGATAGTGTATCCGTCACTTTTGAGCCTACCACCTTATCCAGCCGTCCGGTTCCCCAGGCAAATTCCAGCAGTGGAATTTCTGTCGGTTCGATCCGACTGGAAAATACAGCGGTTCGCCCCTGA
- a CDS encoding multicopper oxidase family protein: protein MMTQVTRQYLTRMSVLPLMVLLLPNAYADEDHLLNDPPLMSIQAALPEASSRLLTSSPGREKYFEWTVKYTDSSLWNPATNRWDKVHLRSYQGSGIDTKAPFAAPTIVVEPGDTIRATLKNRLPKDENCFNKSQPVNEPHCFNSTNMHTHGLWINPAGNSDNVLISINPDVDFQYEYNIPADHPAGTFWYHPHRHGSTAIQVASGMAGALIIKGDRQPTTTQNGDLDTLLSATEERILLFQQIQYYCHGEGKNPEDYNCSNERDRGEIESYAAFSPGVWADSGRFTSINGQVQPFIQAKAGQVERWRMIHAGVRDSINLEFRKMKPANNNFRAALHQQALQQDELIEEYCTGEALTQFIVAADGLTVPAMRKYTTTVFQPGYRWDALMVFPEEGQYCVIDSAAPASANVDRTASSRQLLAVVNVSAGEKADPESVLMRTLTTHAKQRYPENVSREVIRDLENGQSLKKFVAHAPITNVDGKQSLVFNINTDTDPAQFLIDGKPYDPARIDRELVLGTSDEWTLTSNLASHPFHIHVNPFEIVAVYDPNGKDVSGPDAIDDFDKSAAPDVQYRGTKGLWKDTLWVKNVQLKDKSRHAYTVVVRTRYQRYIGDFVLHCHILDHEDQGMMQNVRIGISDGRGGIAHGHH, encoded by the coding sequence ATGATGACGCAGGTAACCCGTCAATATCTGACCCGCATGAGCGTTTTGCCGCTCATGGTTCTGCTCTTACCCAATGCTTATGCCGATGAAGATCATCTATTGAATGACCCCCCGTTAATGTCCATTCAGGCGGCGCTACCCGAAGCTTCATCGCGTTTGCTGACATCATCGCCAGGCAGAGAAAAATATTTTGAATGGACTGTGAAGTACACCGACAGCAGTTTGTGGAATCCGGCTACCAACCGTTGGGACAAGGTGCATTTGCGCAGTTATCAGGGCTCGGGCATTGATACCAAAGCGCCTTTTGCGGCACCTACCATTGTGGTTGAACCCGGCGATACTATTCGGGCAACCTTGAAAAACCGCTTGCCGAAAGATGAAAACTGTTTTAATAAATCCCAGCCTGTTAATGAGCCGCATTGTTTTAACAGCACTAATATGCACACTCACGGTTTATGGATTAACCCGGCCGGCAATAGCGATAACGTGTTGATATCCATTAACCCGGATGTGGATTTTCAGTATGAATATAATATTCCCGCTGATCACCCGGCAGGCACTTTCTGGTATCACCCGCATCGCCACGGCTCTACCGCCATTCAAGTTGCCAGCGGCATGGCGGGGGCGCTGATTATTAAAGGGGATCGTCAGCCCACCACCACACAAAATGGTGATCTGGATACTTTATTGTCTGCCACGGAAGAGCGCATTTTGCTGTTCCAGCAAATTCAATACTATTGCCATGGCGAAGGTAAAAACCCTGAAGATTACAATTGCAGTAATGAACGGGATCGTGGCGAAATAGAAAGCTATGCGGCATTTTCACCGGGTGTATGGGCAGACTCGGGGCGCTTTACCAGTATTAATGGCCAGGTGCAGCCGTTTATTCAGGCCAAAGCCGGGCAGGTTGAACGTTGGCGAATGATTCATGCCGGGGTACGTGATTCCATCAATCTGGAATTCAGAAAAATGAAACCCGCTAACAATAATTTTCGTGCAGCTTTACATCAGCAAGCGCTGCAACAGGACGAGCTTATTGAAGAATATTGTACCGGTGAAGCGCTGACGCAATTTATTGTGGCGGCAGATGGTTTGACCGTGCCTGCGATGCGTAAATACACAACGACAGTATTTCAACCGGGCTACCGTTGGGATGCTTTAATGGTATTTCCGGAAGAGGGTCAGTACTGTGTTATTGATAGCGCAGCTCCTGCCTCAGCCAACGTTGACCGCACCGCATCATCGCGCCAGCTTCTGGCGGTGGTCAATGTGAGCGCCGGTGAAAAAGCCGACCCCGAAAGCGTTTTGATGCGCACTTTGACAACCCATGCGAAACAACGCTATCCGGAGAATGTCAGCCGTGAAGTTATTCGCGATTTGGAAAACGGTCAGTCATTGAAAAAATTTGTTGCGCATGCTCCTATCACCAACGTGGATGGCAAACAGTCGCTGGTATTTAATATCAATACCGACACCGACCCGGCGCAATTCCTGATTGATGGCAAACCTTATGACCCCGCCCGTATCGACAGGGAACTGGTATTAGGCACCAGTGATGAATGGACGTTGACGTCCAACCTTGCCAGCCATCCATTTCACATTCATGTGAATCCTTTCGAGATCGTTGCGGTATACGATCCCAATGGCAAGGATGTTAGCGGCCCCGATGCTATTGATGATTTTGATAAATCAGCAGCGCCGGATGTGCAATACCGGGGCACCAAAGGTTTGTGGAAAGATACTTTGTGGGTTAAAAATGTTCAGCTGAAAGATAAGAGCCGACATGCCTACACCGTCGTAGTGCGAACCCGCTATCAGCGCTATATTGGTGATTTTGTATTGCATTGCCATATTCTGGATCATGAAGATCAGGGCATGATGCAGAACGTGCGTATTGGAATTAGTGACGGGCGCGGCGGCATTGCTCACGGCCACCATTAA
- a CDS encoding TonB-dependent receptor translates to MTQCTIDHSPILAGTRLKPLVAALVCITASSMSYAQSSNETAPTLKTVQVKGQTEAQAPSSPKFTAPLVDTPQTLQIIPEEVFTQQGAQNLTDVLANTPGISFNAGENGFSTGNSNFSLRGFDTSGSIFVDGARDSGSYSRDIFNVEQVEVAKGPAADNGRGSAGGYINLSTKTPRLENFRSATISYGDDEYDSKARHRLTTDINQKVSPGAAVRLNLMVEDSGVAGRERADSNNWGVAPSVAWGLDSSTRFTLAYQHLEQEARPDWGVPAAMIKGMMRYDAVAASADRDNFYGLASDYDDTKSDSLLAKVEHDFSSTLSFSNQTRLSKTDREARFTVPTGYTPATQQMTSQTQIYDREAASFSNLSNLTALFNTGSIKHHLVAGVEFSRESSDANRYGTNNPAATNIFNPDAYRSPAFELNATQANKVGVNTQAIYIYDTLTLNDQWQLTAGVRGERYKVTIDSNNADGSSSGALNGYKESETTAGGKIGLVYKPASNGSIYVAVGESSLPAGSFLSNPDISRTGDNAFPGFVADAKVVKSRNYEIGTKWDFFDSRLSTNLAVFSTEKRNVAITGLEVGETSASLKGHGKQIVEGVEFGISGKITEQWDVFGGFVILDSERKHSAWLDDVRKRANPADYGTATRTSGDELAFTPKESASLWTTWRFDAGLTIGAGIQHVGDSWAGRPDDASRIIPNGTFGKLPGYTIGNLMASYTFNENLTLRLNVNNVTDELYATSTNWPANRVLLGTARSAMLSADIHF, encoded by the coding sequence ATGACCCAATGCACCATTGATCATTCGCCCATTTTGGCAGGAACGCGCCTCAAACCTCTCGTTGCTGCACTGGTATGCATTACTGCCAGCAGTATGAGCTACGCACAAAGCAGCAATGAAACCGCCCCTACCCTGAAAACCGTTCAGGTTAAAGGCCAGACAGAAGCACAAGCGCCTTCATCGCCCAAGTTCACCGCGCCGCTGGTAGATACCCCGCAAACCCTGCAAATTATTCCGGAAGAAGTGTTCACCCAACAGGGCGCACAAAACCTCACTGACGTGTTGGCCAACACACCTGGCATCAGTTTTAACGCCGGTGAAAACGGCTTCTCCACCGGTAACAGCAATTTCAGCCTGCGCGGTTTTGACACCAGCGGCAGTATTTTTGTAGATGGCGCACGTGACTCCGGCAGTTACAGCCGCGACATTTTTAACGTGGAACAAGTTGAAGTGGCCAAAGGCCCGGCAGCCGATAACGGCCGTGGCAGCGCTGGCGGTTACATTAATCTTTCCACCAAAACCCCGCGTCTGGAAAATTTCCGCTCGGCCACCATCAGCTACGGTGACGACGAGTACGACTCCAAAGCCCGCCATCGCCTCACTACCGATATCAACCAGAAAGTCAGCCCCGGTGCCGCGGTGCGTTTGAACCTGATGGTAGAAGACAGCGGTGTTGCCGGTCGCGAGCGTGCTGACAGCAACAATTGGGGTGTGGCGCCATCGGTAGCCTGGGGGTTGGATAGCAGCACCCGCTTCACCCTCGCCTATCAGCATCTGGAGCAGGAAGCCCGTCCGGACTGGGGCGTACCGGCCGCAATGATCAAAGGCATGATGCGTTACGATGCCGTGGCAGCATCGGCAGACCGCGATAATTTTTATGGCCTGGCATCCGATTATGACGATACCAAATCCGACTCGCTGCTCGCCAAAGTGGAACACGACTTTTCCAGCACCCTGAGTTTCAGCAACCAGACACGCCTTTCCAAAACCGATCGCGAAGCACGCTTCACCGTACCTACCGGTTACACACCGGCGACACAGCAAATGACCTCGCAAACCCAGATTTATGATCGCGAAGCAGCCAGCTTCTCCAACCTGAGCAACCTCACGGCGCTGTTTAATACCGGCTCTATCAAACACCACCTGGTAGCTGGTGTGGAATTTTCACGCGAGTCATCAGACGCTAACCGTTACGGCACCAACAACCCGGCGGCGACCAACATTTTTAATCCCGATGCCTATCGTTCACCGGCCTTTGAATTGAATGCAACCCAGGCGAACAAGGTTGGCGTCAATACCCAGGCGATTTACATTTACGACACGCTGACACTCAACGATCAATGGCAGCTGACTGCCGGCGTTCGCGGTGAGCGCTACAAAGTGACTATTGATAGCAACAACGCTGACGGTTCTTCCAGTGGTGCGTTGAACGGTTACAAGGAAAGTGAAACCACTGCCGGTGGCAAAATTGGTCTGGTTTACAAACCGGCCAGCAACGGCAGCATTTACGTGGCGGTGGGCGAATCTTCGCTGCCTGCCGGTTCCTTCCTTTCCAACCCGGATATTTCACGTACCGGCGACAATGCTTTCCCGGGCTTTGTTGCAGATGCCAAAGTGGTGAAGTCACGCAACTATGAAATTGGTACCAAGTGGGACTTCTTCGACAGCCGCCTCTCTACCAACCTCGCGGTATTTTCTACCGAAAAGCGCAACGTAGCGATTACCGGCCTGGAAGTGGGTGAAACCTCAGCCAGCCTGAAAGGCCACGGCAAGCAAATCGTAGAAGGTGTGGAATTTGGTATTTCCGGAAAAATTACCGAGCAGTGGGATGTGTTCGGTGGCTTTGTAATTCTCGACAGCGAGCGCAAACACAGCGCCTGGCTGGATGACGTACGCAAGCGCGCCAACCCGGCTGACTACGGCACTGCTACACGCACCAGCGGTGATGAATTGGCCTTTACACCGAAAGAAAGCGCCAGCCTTTGGACGACCTGGCGGTTTGACGCAGGCCTGACCATTGGTGCCGGTATTCAACACGTAGGCGATTCCTGGGCGGGTCGCCCCGATGATGCCAGCCGCATTATTCCCAATGGCACCTTCGGAAAATTACCGGGTTACACCATTGGCAACCTGATGGCGTCCTACACATTTAACGAAAATCTTACTTTGCGTTTGAATGTGAATAACGTAACCGATGAGCTTTATGCCACATCGACCAACTGGCCAGCCAATCGCGTATTACTGGGTACCGCACGCTCTGCCATGTTGAGTGCTGACATTCATTTCTAA